The following proteins come from a genomic window of Neoarius graeffei isolate fNeoGra1 chromosome 26, fNeoGra1.pri, whole genome shotgun sequence:
- the LOC132874157 gene encoding myosin heavy chain, fast skeletal muscle-like yields the protein MGDGEMECFGPAAVYLRKPEKERIEAQNRPFDAKTAVFVVDTAEMYVKGTLKSKEGGKATVETLDKKTVTVKEDDVHPMNPPKFDKIEDMVMMTHLNEPAVLYNLKERYAAWMIYTYSGLFCVTVNPYKWLPVYDAVVVAGYRGKKRIEAPPHIFSISDNAYQFMLTDRENQSVLIT from the exons ATGGGAGATGGTGAGATGGAATGTTTCGGCCCGGCGGCCGTCTACCTCCGGAAGCCGGAAAAAGAGAGGATTGAGGCTCAGAACAGACCTTTTGATGCCAAAACAGCAGTTTTTGTGGTCGATACTGCTGAGATGTACGTTAAGGGTACACTGAAGAGTAAAGAGGGTGGCAAAGCCACTGTCGAAACTCTGGACAAGAAA actgtcaCAGTGAAGGAAGATGATGTCCATCCCATGAATCCCCCCAAATTTGATAAAATTGAGGACATGGTCATGATGACCCACCTCAATGAACCTGCTGTGCTGTATAACCTCAAAGAGCGTTACGCAGCATGGATGATCTAC ACCTACTCAGGGTTGTTCTGCGTCACTGTGAATCCCTACAAGTGGCTCCCAGTGTACGACGCTGTAGTTGTAGCTGGATACAGAGGCAAAAAGAGGATTGAAGCCCCACCTCACATCTTCTCCATCTCTGATAACGCCTATCAGTTCATGCTCACTG ATCGTGAGAACCAGTCAGTCCTAATTACGTAA